A stretch of Physeter macrocephalus isolate SW-GA chromosome 6, ASM283717v5, whole genome shotgun sequence DNA encodes these proteins:
- the SGSM3 gene encoding small G protein signaling modulator 3 isoform X8: MTRPLLPSRGPWPPSRGSRCQGCGGCAPAPVPHRLLWAGCQQIEKDLLRTMPSNACFAHVSSVGVPRLRRVLRALAWLYPEIGYCQGTGMVAACLLLFLEEEDAFWMMCAIIEDLLPASYFSTTLLGVQTDQRLLRHLIVQYLPRLDRLLQEHDIELSLITLHWFLTAFASVVHIRLLLRLWDLFFYEGSLVLFQTTLGMLRLKEEELIQSENSASIFNTLSDIPSQMEDADLLLGEAMRLAGSLTDVAVESQRRKHLAYLLADQGQLLGASPTASLSQVVRRRTQRRKSGITSLLFGEDDLEALKAKNIKQTELVADLREAILRVARHFQCTDPKNCSVQELSPDYSMESHQRDHENYVACSRGHPRRAKALLDFERHDDDELGFRKNDIITIVSQKDEHCWVGELNGLRGWFPAKFVEVLDERSKEYSIAGDDSVTEGVTDLVRGTLCPALKALFEHGLKKPSLLGGACHPWLFIEEAAGREVERDFDSVYSRLVLCKTYRLDEDGKVLTPEELLYRAVQSVNVTHDAAHAQMDVKLRSLICVGLNPQDPLPGAAPDPALPVASEQVLHLWLEVLCSSLPTVEKWYQPWSFLRSPGWVQIKCELRVLCCFAFSLSQDWELPAKREEEKQPLKEGVQDMLVKHHLFSWDIDG; encoded by the exons GGGCCCCTGGCCTCCTTCCCGGGGGTCTCGGTGTCAGGGGTGCGGAGGCTGTGCGCCTGCTCCTGTGCCTCACAGGCTCTTGTGGGCGGGCTGCCAGCAGATTGAGAAGGACCTGCTCCGCACCATGCCCAGCAACGCCTGCTTTGCCCACGTGAGCAGCGTGGGCGTACCCCGCCTGCGCAGGGTGCTCCGAGCGCTGGCCTGGCTCTACCCGGAGATCGGCTACTGCCAGGGCACGGGCATG GTGGCTGCCTGCCTCCTGCtgttcctggaggaggaggacgcCTTCTGGATGATGTGCGCTATCATCGAGGACCTGCTCCCCGCCTCCTACTTCAGCACCACTCTGCTGGGCGTCCAGACCGACCAGCGGCTCCTGCGCCACCTCATTGTCCAGTACCTGCCTCGGCTGGACAGGCTGCTCCAGGAGCATGACATCG AGCTGTCCCTCATCACACTGCACTGGTTCCTCACGGCCTTCGCCAGCGTGGTGCACATCAGGCTGCTACTGCGCCTCTGGGACCTGTTTTTCTACGAGGGCTCCCTGGTGCTGTTCCAGACCACGCTGGGCATGCTGCGCCTCAAG gaggaggagctgatCCAGTCGGAGAATTCGGCCTCCATCTTCAACACGCTGTCGGACATACCGTCGCAGATGGAGGACGCGGACCTGCTGCTGGGGGAGGCCATGCGGCTGGCGGGCTCCCTCACTGACGTGGCTGTGGAGAGCCAGCGCCGCAAGCACCTGGCCTACCTCCTAGCCGACCAGGGCCAGCTCCTGGGCGCCAGCCCCACCGCCAGCCTCTCTCAG GTTGTCCGCCGCAGGACCCAGCGGAGGAAGTCTGGCATCACGTCGCTGCTCTTCG GGGAGGACGACCTGGAGGCGCTCAAGGCCAAGAACATCAAGCAGACGGAGCTGGTGGCCGACCTCCGGGAAGCCATCCTTCGTGTGGCACGCCACTTCCAGTGCACAGACCCCAAGAACTGCAGTGTG CAGGAGCTGAGCCCGGACTACAGCATGGAGAGCCACCAGAGGGACCACGAGAACTACGTGGCATGCTCGCGCGGCCACCCACGCCGGGCCAAGGCCCTGCTGGACTTCGAGCGCCACGATGATGACGAGTTGGGTTTCCGCAAGAACGACATCATCACG ATCGTCTCCCAGAAGGACGAGCACTGCTGGGTGGGGGAGCTGAACGGCCTGAGAG GCTGGTTTCCAGCAAAGTTCGTGGAAGTCCTGGATGAGCGGAGCAAGGAG TACTCCATCGCGGGGGACGATTCTGTGACAGAGGGGGTCACGGACCTCGTGCGAGGGACCCTCTGCCCGGCCCTGAAGGCCCTGTTTGAACACGGACTGAAGAAGCCTTCCCTGCTTGGGGGCGCCTGCCACCCCTGGCTGTTCATCGAGGAG GCGGCGGGCCGGGAGGTCGAGAGAGACTTCGACTCGGTGTATTCGCGCCTAGTGCTGTGTAAGACGTACAG GTTGGATGAAGATGGCAAAGTCCTGACCCCAGAGGAGCTGCTCTACCGA GCTGTGCAGTCCGTTAATGTGACCCATGACGCTGCACACGCACAAATGGACGTCAAGCTCCGCTCCCTCATCTGCGTGGGGCTCAA TCCTCAGGACCCTCTGCCTGGAGCCGCCCCCGACCCCGCCCTGCCTGTGGCCAGTGAGCAGGTCCTGCACCTGTGGCTGGAGGTGCTCTGCTCCAGCCTGCCCACCGTGGAGAAGTGGTACCAGCCCTGGTCCTTCCTGCGCAGCCCCGGCTGGGTCCAGATCAAGTGCGAGCTGCG GGTCCTCTGCTGCTTCGCCTTTAGCCTCTCCCAAGACTGGGAACTTCCTGCAAAGAGAGAG GAGGAGAAGCAGCCCCTGAAGGAGGGCGTCCAGGACATGCTGGTGAAGCACCACCTTTTCAGCTGGGACATAGACGGGTGA
- the SGSM3 gene encoding small G protein signaling modulator 3 isoform X10: MRPQLWMRLSGALQKKRNSELSYREIVKDSANDETVAAKQQIEKDLLRTMPSNACFAHVSSVGVPRLRRVLRALAWLYPEIGYCQGTGMVAACLLLFLEEEDAFWMMCAIIEDLLPASYFSTTLLGVQTDQRLLRHLIVQYLPRLDRLLQEHDIELSLITLHWFLTAFASVVHIRLLLRLWDLFFYEGSLVLFQTTLGMLRLKEEELIQSENSASIFNTLSDIPSQMEDADLLLGEAMRLAGSLTDVAVESQRRKHLAYLLADQGQLLGASPTASLSQVVRRRTQRRKSGITSLLFGEDDLEALKAKNIKQTELVADLREAILRVARHFQCTDPKNCSVQELSPDYSMESHQRDHENYVACSRGHPRRAKALLDFERHDDDELGFRKNDIITIVSQKDEHCWVGELNGLRGWFPAKFVEVLDERSKEYSIAGDDSVTEGVTDLVRGTLCPALKALFEHGLKKPSLLGGACHPWLFIEEAAGREVERDFDSVYSRLVLCKTYRLDEDGKVLTPEELLYRAVQSVNVTHDAAHAQMDVKLRSLICVGLNPQDPLPGAAPDPALPVASEQVLHLWLEVLCSSLPTVEKWYQPWSFLRSPGWVQIKCELRVLCCFAFSLSQDWELPAKREEEKQPLKEGVQDMLVKHHLFSWDIDG, encoded by the exons CAGATTGAGAAGGACCTGCTCCGCACCATGCCCAGCAACGCCTGCTTTGCCCACGTGAGCAGCGTGGGCGTACCCCGCCTGCGCAGGGTGCTCCGAGCGCTGGCCTGGCTCTACCCGGAGATCGGCTACTGCCAGGGCACGGGCATG GTGGCTGCCTGCCTCCTGCtgttcctggaggaggaggacgcCTTCTGGATGATGTGCGCTATCATCGAGGACCTGCTCCCCGCCTCCTACTTCAGCACCACTCTGCTGGGCGTCCAGACCGACCAGCGGCTCCTGCGCCACCTCATTGTCCAGTACCTGCCTCGGCTGGACAGGCTGCTCCAGGAGCATGACATCG AGCTGTCCCTCATCACACTGCACTGGTTCCTCACGGCCTTCGCCAGCGTGGTGCACATCAGGCTGCTACTGCGCCTCTGGGACCTGTTTTTCTACGAGGGCTCCCTGGTGCTGTTCCAGACCACGCTGGGCATGCTGCGCCTCAAG gaggaggagctgatCCAGTCGGAGAATTCGGCCTCCATCTTCAACACGCTGTCGGACATACCGTCGCAGATGGAGGACGCGGACCTGCTGCTGGGGGAGGCCATGCGGCTGGCGGGCTCCCTCACTGACGTGGCTGTGGAGAGCCAGCGCCGCAAGCACCTGGCCTACCTCCTAGCCGACCAGGGCCAGCTCCTGGGCGCCAGCCCCACCGCCAGCCTCTCTCAG GTTGTCCGCCGCAGGACCCAGCGGAGGAAGTCTGGCATCACGTCGCTGCTCTTCG GGGAGGACGACCTGGAGGCGCTCAAGGCCAAGAACATCAAGCAGACGGAGCTGGTGGCCGACCTCCGGGAAGCCATCCTTCGTGTGGCACGCCACTTCCAGTGCACAGACCCCAAGAACTGCAGTGTG CAGGAGCTGAGCCCGGACTACAGCATGGAGAGCCACCAGAGGGACCACGAGAACTACGTGGCATGCTCGCGCGGCCACCCACGCCGGGCCAAGGCCCTGCTGGACTTCGAGCGCCACGATGATGACGAGTTGGGTTTCCGCAAGAACGACATCATCACG ATCGTCTCCCAGAAGGACGAGCACTGCTGGGTGGGGGAGCTGAACGGCCTGAGAG GCTGGTTTCCAGCAAAGTTCGTGGAAGTCCTGGATGAGCGGAGCAAGGAG TACTCCATCGCGGGGGACGATTCTGTGACAGAGGGGGTCACGGACCTCGTGCGAGGGACCCTCTGCCCGGCCCTGAAGGCCCTGTTTGAACACGGACTGAAGAAGCCTTCCCTGCTTGGGGGCGCCTGCCACCCCTGGCTGTTCATCGAGGAG GCGGCGGGCCGGGAGGTCGAGAGAGACTTCGACTCGGTGTATTCGCGCCTAGTGCTGTGTAAGACGTACAG GTTGGATGAAGATGGCAAAGTCCTGACCCCAGAGGAGCTGCTCTACCGA GCTGTGCAGTCCGTTAATGTGACCCATGACGCTGCACACGCACAAATGGACGTCAAGCTCCGCTCCCTCATCTGCGTGGGGCTCAA TCCTCAGGACCCTCTGCCTGGAGCCGCCCCCGACCCCGCCCTGCCTGTGGCCAGTGAGCAGGTCCTGCACCTGTGGCTGGAGGTGCTCTGCTCCAGCCTGCCCACCGTGGAGAAGTGGTACCAGCCCTGGTCCTTCCTGCGCAGCCCCGGCTGGGTCCAGATCAAGTGCGAGCTGCG GGTCCTCTGCTGCTTCGCCTTTAGCCTCTCCCAAGACTGGGAACTTCCTGCAAAGAGAGAG GAGGAGAAGCAGCCCCTGAAGGAGGGCGTCCAGGACATGCTGGTGAAGCACCACCTTTTCAGCTGGGACATAGACGGGTGA